In one Bradyrhizobium cosmicum genomic region, the following are encoded:
- a CDS encoding phasin family protein has protein sequence MFKVEDIQSYGKEHFEQCVASATTVQHGLQAIASAYGDYTKKSFEDTKSFVEKLSGVKSLDKAMEAQTDFARSAYETFVAESQKIAGLYSDLAKQAFKPVETIVSKFTPAAN, from the coding sequence ATGTTCAAGGTTGAAGACATTCAGAGCTACGGCAAAGAGCACTTCGAGCAGTGCGTCGCCTCCGCGACCACGGTTCAGCACGGCCTCCAGGCGATCGCCAGCGCTTATGGCGACTACACCAAGAAGTCGTTTGAAGACACCAAGTCCTTCGTCGAGAAGCTTTCCGGCGTGAAGTCGCTGGACAAGGCGATGGAAGCGCAGACCGATTTCGCCCGCTCCGCCTACGAGACCTTCGTTGCGGAATCGCAGAAGATCGCCGGCCTCTACAGCGACCTCGCCAAGCAGGCTTTCAAGCCGGTCGAGACCATCGTGTCGAAGTTCACCCCGGCCGCCAACTAA
- the clpS gene encoding ATP-dependent Clp protease adapter ClpS has translation MSNDENRSGGPTGPNTSVITKVKPKTKRPNLYRVLILNDDYTPMEFVVHVLEKFFQKDVEAATKIMLHVHHHGIGECGVFTYEIAETKVTQVMDFARKHQHPLQCVMEKK, from the coding sequence ATGAGCAATGACGAGAACCGTTCGGGCGGCCCCACGGGTCCGAATACATCTGTCATCACGAAGGTCAAACCGAAGACCAAGCGGCCGAACCTGTACCGTGTGCTGATCCTGAACGACGACTACACGCCAATGGAATTCGTCGTCCATGTGCTGGAGAAGTTTTTCCAGAAGGACGTGGAGGCTGCGACCAAGATCATGCTGCACGTCCATCATCACGGCATCGGCGAGTGTGGCGTGTTCACCTACGAAATCGCCGAAACCAAGGTGACGCAGGTGATGGACTTCGCCCGCAAGCACCAGCATCCGCTGCAATGCGTGATGGAGAAGAAATAA
- the clpA gene encoding ATP-dependent Clp protease ATP-binding subunit ClpA — protein MPTFSQSLEQSLHRALAIANERHHQYATLEHLLLSLIDDSDAAAVMRACSVDLDKLRTSLVNYLETEFENLVTDGADDAKPTAGFQRVIQRAVIHVQSSGREEVTGANVLIAIFAERESHAAYFLQEQDMTRYDAVNYISHGIAKRPGVSEARPVRGVDEETEAKGTEDTKKKGEALETYCVNLNKKARDGKIDPVIGRNSEINRAIQVLCRRQKNNPLFVGEAGVGKTAIAEGLAKRIVDSEVPEVLAAATVFSLDMGTLLAGTRYRGDFEERLKQVLKELEAHPNAILFIDEIHTVIGAGATSGGAMDASNLLKPALASGTIRCMGSTTYKEYRQHFEKDRALVRRFQKIDVNEPTVEDAIAILKGLKPYFEDYHRLKYTNEAIEAAVQLSSRYIHDRKLPDKAIDVIDESGAAQMLVAENKRKKTIGIKEIETTIASMARIPPKSVSKDDAEVLKHLEQTLKRTVFGQDKAIESLAASIKLARAGLREPEKPIGCYLFSGPTGVGKTEVAKQLAASLGVELLRFDMSEYMERHTVSRLIGAPPGYVGFDQGGLLTDGVDQHPHCVVLLDEIEKAHPDLYNVLLQIMDHGRLTDHNGKQVNFRNVILIMTTNAGASDLAKQAFGFTRSKREGDDHEAINRQFAPEFRNRLDAIVSFGHLSVEVIGTVVEKFVLQLEAQLGDRDVTIELSEPAKAWLVQHGYDEQMGARPMARVIQEHIKKPLADEVLFGKLKGGGHVRVVLLKDEADETKDKIGFEFVEGPVTPKQEKLPGARKRPPGKSKPGGGSKGPTKSPLVKA, from the coding sequence ATGCCGACTTTTTCTCAAAGCCTTGAACAATCCCTGCATCGTGCACTGGCGATCGCAAACGAGCGTCATCACCAATACGCGACGCTCGAGCATCTCTTGCTCTCCCTGATCGACGATTCCGATGCGGCCGCCGTCATGCGCGCCTGCAGCGTCGATCTCGACAAGCTCCGTACGAGCCTCGTCAACTATCTTGAGACCGAATTCGAGAACCTGGTGACGGATGGCGCCGACGATGCCAAGCCGACCGCTGGTTTTCAGCGCGTGATCCAGCGCGCCGTGATTCACGTGCAGTCATCCGGTCGCGAAGAGGTGACCGGCGCTAACGTGCTGATCGCGATTTTCGCCGAGCGCGAAAGTCATGCTGCATATTTCCTGCAGGAGCAGGACATGACGCGCTACGACGCCGTCAATTACATCAGCCATGGCATCGCCAAGCGGCCGGGCGTTTCCGAGGCGCGACCGGTGCGCGGCGTCGACGAGGAGACCGAGGCCAAGGGCACCGAAGACACCAAGAAGAAGGGCGAGGCGCTCGAGACCTATTGCGTCAACCTCAACAAGAAGGCGCGTGACGGCAAGATCGATCCGGTGATCGGACGCAATTCCGAGATCAACCGCGCGATTCAGGTGCTGTGCCGCCGGCAGAAGAACAATCCGCTGTTCGTGGGCGAAGCCGGCGTCGGCAAGACCGCGATCGCCGAGGGCCTCGCCAAGCGCATCGTCGACAGCGAGGTGCCGGAGGTTCTGGCGGCTGCGACCGTGTTCTCGCTCGACATGGGCACACTGCTCGCCGGCACACGCTATCGCGGCGACTTCGAAGAGCGCCTGAAGCAAGTGCTGAAGGAACTCGAGGCGCACCCGAACGCCATCCTGTTCATCGACGAGATCCACACCGTGATCGGCGCGGGCGCGACGTCGGGCGGGGCAATGGATGCCTCGAATCTGCTCAAGCCGGCGCTTGCCTCGGGCACGATCCGCTGCATGGGTTCGACCACCTACAAGGAATACCGCCAGCACTTCGAGAAGGACCGCGCGCTGGTGCGGCGCTTCCAGAAGATCGACGTCAACGAGCCGACCGTCGAGGACGCTATTGCGATCCTCAAGGGCCTCAAGCCGTACTTCGAGGACTACCACCGGCTGAAGTACACCAATGAGGCGATCGAGGCCGCGGTTCAGCTCTCCTCGCGCTATATCCACGACCGCAAGCTGCCCGACAAGGCGATCGACGTGATCGACGAGTCCGGTGCGGCCCAGATGCTGGTGGCGGAGAACAAGCGCAAGAAGACCATCGGCATCAAGGAGATCGAGACCACGATCGCCTCGATGGCGCGGATTCCGCCAAAGAGCGTGTCCAAGGACGATGCCGAGGTGCTCAAGCATCTCGAGCAGACGCTGAAGCGCACGGTCTTCGGTCAGGACAAGGCGATCGAGTCGCTTGCGGCATCGATCAAGCTCGCCCGGGCCGGCTTGCGCGAGCCGGAGAAGCCGATCGGCTGCTACCTGTTCTCGGGGCCGACCGGCGTCGGCAAGACCGAAGTCGCAAAGCAGCTCGCGGCATCGCTCGGCGTTGAGCTGTTGCGCTTCGACATGTCCGAATACATGGAGCGGCATACCGTGTCGCGCCTGATCGGCGCGCCCCCCGGCTATGTCGGCTTCGACCAGGGCGGCCTGCTAACCGACGGCGTCGACCAGCATCCGCATTGCGTGGTGCTGCTCGACGAAATCGAGAAGGCGCATCCCGACCTCTACAATGTGTTGCTGCAGATCATGGATCACGGCCGGCTCACCGACCACAACGGCAAGCAGGTCAACTTCCGTAACGTGATCCTGATCATGACCACGAATGCGGGTGCTTCGGATCTCGCCAAGCAGGCGTTCGGCTTCACGCGCTCCAAGCGGGAAGGCGACGACCACGAGGCGATCAACCGGCAGTTCGCGCCGGAATTCCGCAACCGCCTCGATGCCATCGTCTCGTTCGGCCATCTCAGCGTCGAGGTGATCGGCACCGTGGTCGAGAAGTTCGTGCTTCAGCTCGAGGCGCAACTTGGCGATCGCGACGTCACCATCGAACTGTCCGAGCCTGCCAAGGCTTGGCTGGTCCAGCATGGTTACGACGAGCAGATGGGCGCGCGGCCCATGGCCCGCGTGATCCAGGAGCACATCAAGAAGCCGCTGGCCGACGAGGTGCTGTTCGGCAAGCTGAAGGGCGGCGGCCACGTCCGCGTCGTCCTGCTCAAGGACGAGGCCGACGAGACCAAGGACAAGATCGGCTTCGAATTTGTCGAAGGGCCGGTCACGCCGAAGCAGGAGAAGCTGCCCGGCGCCCGCAAGCGTCCGCCGGGCAAGTCCAAGCCAGGCGGCGGCTCCAAGGGGCCGACCAAGAGCCCGCTGGTCAAGGCTTGA
- a CDS encoding c-type cytochrome: MKPFAFAPLIVLLWGSFAHALDAEQRDGQSLLEQMCSRCHAVGPTGSSPNKLAPPFRHLGENKLYDPDFVQRLQDGYSSIHRAMPTFRFDRESAEAVASYLKAIQTKKH; encoded by the coding sequence ATGAAGCCGTTCGCGTTCGCGCCTCTGATCGTCTTGTTGTGGGGTTCGTTTGCCCACGCCCTCGATGCCGAGCAGCGGGACGGCCAGAGTCTCCTGGAGCAGATGTGCTCGCGGTGTCATGCCGTCGGCCCGACCGGCTCAAGCCCCAACAAGCTTGCGCCGCCGTTCCGCCATCTGGGCGAGAACAAGCTCTACGACCCCGACTTCGTGCAGCGTCTTCAGGACGGCTACAGCAGCATTCATCGCGCCATGCCGACGTTCCGCTTCGACCGGGAGAGCGCCGAGGCCGTCGCCAGCTACCTCAAGGCTATCCAGACAAAAAAGCACTAG
- a CDS encoding aldo/keto reductase has translation MEYRRLGRSGLMVPALSLGTGTFGGVGRLAAWGTTDATEARRLLDICLDAGVSMFDTADVYSLGESERVLGEAIKGRRDKVLISTKATFRFGDGPNDIGSSRQHLLAAIDGSLSRLGTDYIDLFQLHGFDAFTPPEEVLATLDVLVRAGKIRYVGVSNFSGWHLMKSLGVADKHGFPRYVANQTYYSLIGRDYEWELMPLGLDQGIGAVVWSPLGWGRLTGKIRRGQPKPDISRLPKTAEFGPPVPDEHVYRVVEAIDEVAKETGKSVSQIALNWLLQRPTVSTLIIGARNETQLRENLGAVGWSLTKDQIARLDAASKVTLPYPYWHQRTTFTDRNPPAV, from the coding sequence ATGGAATACCGACGCTTGGGCCGGTCAGGCCTCATGGTTCCCGCCTTGAGCCTTGGCACCGGCACGTTTGGCGGCGTCGGGCGCCTTGCTGCATGGGGCACCACCGACGCGACCGAAGCGCGGCGACTTCTGGATATCTGCCTCGATGCCGGCGTGTCGATGTTCGACACCGCTGACGTCTATTCGCTCGGCGAGTCCGAGCGCGTGCTCGGCGAAGCCATCAAGGGCCGCCGCGACAAAGTCCTGATCTCGACCAAGGCCACCTTTCGCTTCGGTGATGGGCCCAACGACATTGGCTCATCGCGACAGCATCTGCTCGCGGCCATCGACGGTTCGCTGAGCCGGCTCGGCACCGATTACATCGATCTGTTTCAACTCCATGGCTTCGACGCCTTCACCCCGCCCGAAGAGGTGCTCGCAACCCTCGATGTGCTCGTGCGCGCCGGCAAGATCCGCTATGTCGGCGTTTCCAATTTTTCGGGCTGGCACCTGATGAAGTCGCTCGGCGTTGCCGACAAGCACGGCTTCCCGCGCTACGTCGCTAACCAGACCTACTATTCATTGATCGGGCGCGACTATGAATGGGAGTTGATGCCGCTAGGCCTCGACCAGGGGATCGGCGCAGTGGTCTGGTCGCCGCTCGGCTGGGGGCGCCTTACCGGCAAGATCCGCCGCGGTCAGCCGAAGCCGGACATCAGCCGCCTGCCCAAGACCGCCGAGTTCGGCCCGCCCGTGCCCGACGAGCACGTCTATCGCGTCGTCGAAGCGATCGACGAGGTCGCGAAGGAAACGGGCAAGAGCGTCTCGCAAATTGCGCTCAACTGGCTGCTCCAGCGTCCGACCGTCTCGACACTGATCATCGGCGCGCGCAACGAGACGCAGCTCCGCGAAAATCTCGGCGCGGTCGGCTGGTCGCTGACCAAAGACCAGATCGCAAGGCTCGATGCCGCCAGCAAGGTCACGCTGCCCTATCCTTACTGGCACCAGCGCACGACCTTCACCGACCGCAATCCTCCGGCGGTGTAG
- a CDS encoding helix-turn-helix domain-containing protein, whose protein sequence is MPIQFTTDDSPGYRRLALWQDIVCDVFVGLDCKSDLGSAFRGSVTQATLGKAVCSEVCSDRQHVFRTPSRIARSDQDFVLVALGNRGAGGVVQDGRETVIHPGQFALYDTTRPYELKFNDSFTQTIFKVPREMLQRRLGGTETLTAISFGADAPLERLACDFIFRLCQSADRLAPDHADALSEQAVDLLAMALSERLGKTPLPSSTHRSALLYRLKAHIRAHLADPDLALAQAAAALGISPRYVNDLLADEDTSFQRYVLGERLAQCRRDLASPVLAHRHVSEIAFAWGFNDLSHFGRVFREHFGMSPRDFRQSLRH, encoded by the coding sequence GTCGGGCTCGACTGCAAGTCCGACCTCGGCAGCGCCTTCCGCGGCTCGGTCACGCAGGCCACGCTCGGCAAGGCGGTATGCTCCGAAGTCTGCTCCGACCGCCAGCATGTCTTCCGCACCCCCTCGCGCATCGCGCGCTCCGATCAGGATTTTGTCCTGGTCGCGCTCGGCAATCGCGGCGCTGGTGGCGTGGTGCAGGACGGCCGCGAGACGGTAATCCATCCCGGCCAGTTCGCGCTTTACGACACGACGCGGCCCTATGAGCTGAAGTTCAACGACAGCTTCACGCAGACCATCTTCAAGGTGCCCCGCGAGATGCTGCAGCGCCGGCTCGGCGGCACCGAGACGCTGACCGCGATCTCGTTCGGCGCCGACGCCCCGCTCGAACGGCTCGCCTGTGATTTCATATTCAGGCTCTGCCAGAGCGCGGACCGGCTCGCGCCGGACCATGCCGATGCGCTGTCGGAACAGGCCGTTGACCTGCTGGCGATGGCGCTCAGCGAGCGGCTCGGCAAGACGCCGCTGCCGTCATCGACCCACCGCTCCGCCCTGCTCTACCGGCTCAAGGCCCATATCCGGGCTCACCTCGCCGATCCCGACCTCGCGCTGGCGCAGGCCGCGGCAGCGCTCGGCATCTCGCCGCGCTATGTGAACGATCTGCTGGCCGACGAGGACACCTCGTTCCAGCGCTACGTTCTCGGCGAACGTCTCGCCCAATGCCGGCGCGACCTCGCCTCGCCCGTGCTCGCCCACCGCCATGTCAGCGAGATCGCCTTTGCCTGGGGCTTCAACGACCTCTCGCATTTCGGCCGCGTCTTCCGCGAGCATTTCGGGATGTCGCCGCGCGACTTCCGACAGAGCCTGCGGCACTGA